From the genome of Labrus bergylta chromosome 4, fLabBer1.1, whole genome shotgun sequence, one region includes:
- the LOC109984046 gene encoding semaphorin-6B: MATLAPPLTFLLLLLQLADGSFPEEPSPLSYVPVEVVRRYPVFLGRAHRSAQRQELHIQTVLQVNRTLYIGARDDLYRVELDNMAGEEMFFSKKRTWESNKNDIRVCRMKGKHEGECRNFIKVLLSQHDGLFVCGTNAFNPLCANYTRDTLELVGEPVSGMARCPYDPRHANVALFADGSLFTGTVTDFLAIDAVIYRSLGDSPALRTVKHDSKWFREPYFVSSMEWGPHIYFFFREMAMEFHHLEKVMVSRVARVCKADLGGSQRVLEKQWTTFLKARLNCSVPGDSHFYFNLLHATSGIIHMQGRDVILGLFSTPPNSIPGSAVCVFDMQQLAHVFEGRFKEQKSPESIWTPVPDEAVPKPRPGGCAVQGSRFSSSNALPDEVLNFVKTHPLMDDTVPLLGHRPWVVKTMGRYQLTTMVVDTEAGPHKNRTVLFLGSTRGTILKFLMIVSGDSVSHSSVFLEEVEGFNPEKCGEDSPQARQLLSLSLDRTSHTLLLAFPSCLVRVPTSRCHLHSRCMKSCLASRDPYCGWTRGSTCSFLRPGTRLPFQQDVEYGNTSSHLGDCDGILQQSLLIEPESLVSLNLLVASAVSAFTIGAALSGLAVCWIMAHKPSNRRHGNSSQSAIQRRERGLLSSGGGMGGSVLSVTRQGGGERPCTQGGETLFVMPNGWVKSGELDPGFLPTPEHTPQQKRRGLRLSDSNSGGWDTSQTYLGGGSVGLGSPCRIPPSVYLTTRLFQQGGGGRHGGEGRGNDTPRQHYVCLSKQEKGGRGTPKAPLRKSAGEYVYPMTPQDSPERRRVVSAPSAPMEYGEPLPLRWPAPEGYILSSHGMVPVSMPPPSMPPPSGQVYMSQQHTPGLSRALLRGALERGELGELMDLSQLLSKKNCNDRTQTGQ; the protein is encoded by the exons ATGGCGACCCTGGCTCCTCCCCTCACAtttcttctcctgctgcttcaacTGGCTGATGGCTCTTTCCCAGAGGAACCTAGTCCTCTTAGCTACGTCCCCGTAGAGG TTGTGCGGAGGTATCCAGTGTTCCTGGGCAGAGCTCATCGTTCAGCTCAGAGACAAGAGCTGCACATACAGACGGTCCTCCAAGTCAACCGCACGCTCTACATAGGAGCCAG AGATGATTTGTACAGAGTGGAGCTGGATAACATGGCAGGTGAAGAAATGTTCTTCAGTAAG AAACGGACGTGGGAATCCAATAAGAATGATATTCGAGTGTGTCGGATGAAGGGCAAACATGAG ggAGAGTGCCGTAATTTCATCAAGGTTCTTCTCAGCCAGCATGATGGCCTGTTTGTATGTGGAACAAACGCATTCAACCCACTGTGTGCCAACTACACT AGAGACACCCTTGAATTGGTGGGAGAGCCTGTGAGTGGGATGGCCCGGTGCCCATATGATCCACGACATGCCAACGTGGCTTTATTTGCAG ATGGAAGTCTCTTTACGGGTACTGTGACAGACTTCCTGGCCATCGATGCTGTGATCTATCGCAGCCTTGGCGACAGCCCCGCCCTCCGCACGGTCAAACACGACTCCAAGTGGTTCAGAG AGCCGTACTTTGTGAGCTCCATGGAGTGGGGGCctcatatttatttcttcttcagagAGATGGCCATGGAGTTTCATCATCTAGAGAAG GTGATGGTTTCCCGTGTGGCTCGTGTGTGTAAGGCAGACCTTGGTGGCTCTCAGCGCGTCCTGGAGAAACAGTGGACTACATTCCTGAAGGCGCGGCTCAACTGCTCTGTCCCCGGAGATTCACACTTTTACTTCAACCTCTTACACGCCACCAGCGGGATCATTCACATGCAAGGACGAGACGTCATACTTGGTCTCTTCTCGACGCCACCAAACAG CATCCCTggctctgcagtgtgtgtgtttgacatgcAGCAGCTCGCTCATGTGTTTGAGGGCAGGTTTAAAGAGCAGAAATCCCCTGAGTCTATTTGGACTCCTGTGCCGGACGAAGCAGTGCCTAAACCCAG ACCAGGAGGATGTGCAGTGCAGGGGTCCAGATTTAGCTCCTCTAATGCGCTGCCAGACGAGGTGCTGAACTTTGTGAAGACCCATCCGCTAATGGATGATACCGTTCCACTGCTGGGGCACAGACCCTGGGTGGTCAAGACTATGGGACG GTACCAGCTGACAACCATGGTGGTGGACACAGAAGCTGGTCCACATAAGAACCGTACAGTTTTGTTCTTGGGCTCCACCAGAGGAACCATCCTCAAGTTTCTGATGATTGTCAGTGGAGATTCAGTCTCCCACAGCAGCGTGTTTCTGGAGGAGGTGGAAGGATTCAACCCAGAGAA GTGTGGTGAGGACTCTCCTCAGGCCCGTCAGCTCTTGTCTCTGTCGTTGGACCGGACCAGCCACACTCTGCTACTGGCCTTCCCCTCCTGTCTGGTGCGAGTGCCCACGTCTCGCTGCCACCTGCACTCACGCTGCATGAA gagttgtCTAGCCTCCAGGGACCCGTACTGTGGTTGGACCAGAGGTAGCACCTGCTCCTTCCTGAGACCAGGCACACG GCTGCCTTTTCAACAAGATGTGGAATATGGAAACACCTCCTCCCATCTAGGAGACTGTGATG GAATCCTGCAGCAGAGTTTGCTGATAGAACCAGAGAGCTTGGTCTCCCTCAACCTGCTTGTGGCCTCTGCAGTCTCAGCGTTCACCATCGGGGCGGCGCTCTCTGGCCTCGCCGTCTGCTGGATCATGGCCCACAAACCAAGCAACCGCCGCCATGGCAACAGCTCCCAGTCTGCCATCCAGCGACGTGAAAGAGGCCTTCTGAGTAGTGGCGGCGGGATGGGAGGCTCTGTGCTTAGTGTGACAAGGCAGGGAGGTGGGGAGCGTCCCTGCACCCAGGGTGGGGAAACCCTGTTTGTCATGCCCAATGGGTGGGTGAAGTCTGGGGAGCTGGACCCGGGTTTCCTGCCGACCCCCGAGCACACGCCCCAGCAGAAACGCAGAGGCCTACGCCTGTCCGACTCCAACTCAGGAGGTTGGGACACCAGCCAGACATACCTGGGGGGAGGGTCTGTGGGTCTGGGTTCCCCCTGTCGTATCCCCCCCTCAGTCTATCTGACTACCAGACTCTTCCAgcaagggggaggagggagacacGGCGGCGAGGGACGAGGGAATGACACACCACGCCAGCACTACGTCTGCCTGAGCAAGCaggaaaaaggagggaggggaacGCCCAAAGCCCCTCTCAGGAAGTCTGCAGGGGAGTATGTGTACCCCATGACCCCTCAGGACTCACCCGAGCGACGGAGGGTGGTATCAGCACCAAGCGCCCCCATGGAGTATGGCGAGCCGCTACCTTTGCGCTGGCCGGCTCCTGAAGGATACATCCTGAGCAGCCACGGTATGGTCCCCGTTTCTATGCCTCCACCCTCCATGCCCCCTCCAAGCGGCCAGGTCTACATGTCCCAGCAGCACACCCCTGGGCTAAGCCGAGCTCTGCTGAGGGGGGCTTTGGAGCGAGGGGAGCTTGGGGAGCTGATGGATCTTAGCCAGCTGTTGAGCAAGAAGAACTGCAATGACAGGACTCAGACTGGCCAGTGA